CCGTCGGGGTATGGGTGTATGAAAACAAAAAAGAAATGTCCAAGGATCGCTCTTACTCCCGGGTGGTCCTCCTGTTCAAGTAATTCGAAAAAGGTTTCCATTAAATCAATCACATGGGCTTTGGCCGGAGGAACATGCCGCGAATCACGAATGTATACCGGGCCACGCCGGTAACCAGCGAGATCATGGGATTTCATTATCCCTGCCCGTACAGATACGCCAAACATGGCTCGATACCAAATCCCGTGATCTTCTTTAATAACAGTTCCAGGATTTTCTCCCTTCTCAATTCTTTGAATGGATTTTGTAACTTCATCAAAAGCCTCCGCATATCCCTTGGCTGCGAGCGCATTCTTGAGGCTCTTATGGGATTCACCCTTTTCTTCGGTCCATTCACCAGACTCTACCATTTGGATGAGTTCCCGAGTTACCTGATAGCCTTCGATTGAAAGGGAATGGTAGGTGTCGTATTCCTTTAGCTTTTCAAACTCTTTAACGTACCCCGACTTAAAGGGTTTCCTCCTGGACTTTGGAAAATGTTTAATGACTCCTTCGCGCATCTGCATCCACATTGTTTTCATTCGCGCCACATGGGGAGATTTTACTCGTTCAGACAGGGCAAGTAGGGGAGGCTGATCAAACGGGTTCTCTTCATTCAGATTTGGATAGCCATTTGATTGGAGGATGTGCTCAAAATCTTTCTTAAATTGATTCAATCCCAAATGATCCATAGCACCCATTAACCGCCCAGCCAATGTGAGGGCGGCAGAATCGGGTCGATGTTCATATTTCATATTTGGCGCGGCCAAGAGTGGTTCTTCGGATTCTGTGGATCGAAGAAACGAGATAACGTAGGATGTTTTTCGCACTTTTACAAAGGACTTGAAGTTGCCAATCTGAAAGGAAAAGAATGGGTGCCTGACCTAGTTGTTAAGTGTGTTCTGATCTGTGAACGGTTGGGACCTCTTCTTGGGAGTCGAACTCGTTTTGAGTCGGCTAAAAAGGTCAGCCCTTGCGGGTGTTTTGCTCAAACCAGAATGGCTTGGATTTTCACGCGGTCTTCAATATTTTCGATTCCAATATCAACGACTTACGACCGATTATTTTAAAAAAGGCGAAAGGGGTCAAACGCAAAAGATTAACATTGACCTGGGGCGATCGCTGGGCTTCGGTCAGCGGATGCCAAGAAAGCAACGGGTGGAATTTGCCGGAGCCGTTTACCGCAACATCAGCCTCGGCAACCACCGCAAGGATCTTTTCAGCGACGACAGAACCACAGATGCTTGAGAATGCGCTTCTGGAAACCGTTCACCGGTGCGGGTGGAAGCTTTACGCCTTTGTCATCATGAGCAACCACTCCATCTGGCGATCGCAACCCCGGAGCCAAATCTGGTGGCGGGAATGAAATGGCTTCAGGGAATTTTCGCCACCCGCTTTAATCGTTTCCATGAGGAACGCAGCCATGTGTTCCAGAGGCGCCACAAGTCCCTGGTAGTCGAATCGGACAGATCCTTGCCGGGTCTTATGGATTATATCCACTTGAACCCGGTCAGAGCGGGCCTGTGTGATGTGGAACATCTGAAAGAATACCGGTTCAGCAGCTACCTCCATTATTTTAAGAAAGTTCGGACGCAAGGCTTGGATCGTGGAGTGTCGCTCTCCCTTTTAGGATTGTCGGACAACCTGAGGGGCATGAGGAAATAACAGGAACATCTGGCTTTGCTTGGGGAGGGAGACCCCGGGAAACGCGAAGAGCTCTACAGGAACTATTGCCGGGGTTGGTTTATTGGGAGCAACCAGGCAAAGAAGGAGTTGGCCAATGAACTTGTGAACCAGCAACCGGGCGTCGACTGGGAGGGGGTGGAATAACGTATGGATAGCCCGCCGGTTAAATATGGGACATCCGAACCGGGTCAGCAATTCGATCAATTGAAAGGGATGTTAATGTTTTGCGTTTGACCCTTTTTTTTACAGCTTTTTTTTACAGTCCTCAGAGACGTTCCACCTCAAGGAAAGTCACCGATTGCGATTCCAATCCGGTTTTCAACCAGGCTTCAAGCCGGCCGTCGCCACCGGGTAGTTCCACCGATTCAAACACGCAGGTTGAAGATCCTGCCGCTATGGACTGCGATACTTGTTCCGTTCCGAAGCGCACGTAGGCCGTACGGTCTTGTGCGACCGGGCGGAAGGTCAAGGTGAAACGGTATCGACCGGACTTTGTTACCCGTGCGCTCCAATAGGGTAGCCGGGTCATTTTCTGTAAGTCGAAGGTGCTTAGCAGGGTGGGGTTTTCTTCGGGGGCACCTAAATAAATACGCTGGGGATCCCAGTAGTTGAGCTCGGCGGTGACATCGCGGTACCAGTTCTCGTAGGTGGTCATCATGGAAGCGACCACTTCCGGGTGGGAGCGATGGATATCGTTGATTTCATCCGGGTCGTTCTCAATGTCGTAAAGCTCCAGATTGGCAAGCTGATCGCGAATGTCGTATTCGCCGATATCCAGAGTGCTGTCGCGGGGATTTGGAAGGGCCTGCACCAGTTTGTGGCGTTGTGATCGCACGGCGAAATGGCTGTACATGAGGGGCTCGTGGTTTGCGTTGTGCTGGAAGACGAGTGTGCGTTCGGGCCACTGCGGATCAGCCTGGGTGACGAGTGGCAGAAGGCTTCGTCCATCCAGAATGCGCTCCCTGTCAATGGGTTTGGCTCCACAGGCCTCGAGAAGGGTCGGAAGGATGTCGATGTGTGCCGCTATGTGCGGTAGTTTTATCCCTGCCTTGATTTTGGCGGGCCAGCGGATGAGGAAGGGCACCCGGATTCCGCCTTCGTAGATACTGGATTTGGTGCCCCGGAGTCCGGCGTTGTAGCGGTCGGGGTAGAGGTCGTTTTTCTCGCGTGCGGTCCGGGGTCCGTTATCGGAAAGGAAAATCACAATGGTGTTTTCTTCCAACTTGAGCTCCTTCAAGCGCTTCATGACAAATCCCACATTCTCGTCGATGTTGGCGATCATGCCGTAAGTTTTGGCATTGATCTCATTGACTCCGTACTTGCGGTAGGGCTTCACATACTTCTCCGCCACCTGAAGGGGTAAATGTGGAAGGTTGGTCGCCAGGAAAATGAAGAACGGATCGTCCTTGTGTTTTTCGGCAAACCGCATCGCTTCCTGGAAGAAAATGTCGTTGCAGTAGCCTTGGTATTTCTTCGGGACATTGTTGTGCCGGAGTATGGGATCGAAATAACTGTTGCCCGGTGGATCGCCCGCCTGACCCACACCGCCGGCGGTGTGATGGAGGCATTCCTCAAACCCTTTGTCCGAGGGGCGCACGGGAAAGTTGTCTCCCAAATGCCATTTCCCAAAAATACCGGTCCGGTATCCCGCGGCCTTGAGATTTTCGGCAATCGTCATTTCCGTTTCGCGGATGATACTGCGGCCATCGTTCACTTCCACGGCACCTGTCCTTTCGGGGTAGCGACCGGTAAGCAGGGCCGCCCGTGTGGGTGTGCAGAGGGGTTGGACGTAGAAGTTGGTAAGCTCGGCACTCTCACTTGCCAAACGATCCAGGTAGGGGGTTTTGAGTTCGGTATTGCCGTGAAAACCCACGTCACCAAAGCCCTGGTCATCGGTCAGGATGAGAATCACGTTCGGGCGCTGCACCGGGGGTGTCTGAGCGCTCGCCAGATTAGTGAGTCCCAGTGCGATGGCTCCCAGTAGTGCGGCGCACCGAATCAAAAAGTGAAGTGAGTGGATAGGGTTATTTTTCATGAGTTTAAATTATGGGGAGTAGTATCATTTAGGGTTGGATGGATGGAAACGAAAATTCCATGCTTTCGGGGGAACGCGGCCAACTTGTCATGGGTAACTATTTTACGGATCTAAGATACGGGATTCCTCCATGTCTCTAAAACCTTTGTTTTCCTGAAACATTTCAAATGAACGGGAAAATATTTCATCTGATTTCCGAAATGTCGGAACACGGTCGTTTTCCGATTTAGGCGAGTCAAGGGGTGCTCAACCAATACCTCGGTCCATCCCTCGCTCGCTTCGGATTGTTTACTTCCCTTTCAGCGGTAAAACGGTTCCCAGGTCAGCCAGCGGGGGCCGTATTTGATCTCGGGGGCGCCAACTTCGTGGGCGCCCAGGTCGGGTGCCTTGCCGACGAAGTCGTCATTCACGGTGGGGATAACGACGCCGGCGTCCACAGGGCGGCTCTTCGGTTTGAGACGGGGGTTCAGGTCCATGGCGTGGTAGGCCTTGAAAGGATTGGCTTGGTCGGGCGGGCTGAGTTGTTCAAAGATGTCGTAATCGATTTCGATGCTGTGTTTCTCTTGCCCGGTGCGTTTCTGGAAGTCGGCCAAGGTGGAAGCAACCACCCAATCATCGCCGCCGGGCTGGTAGTTGATCTCTCCTGCCGGAGGCGAGAACCATTTATACTGCTCCTTCACGCCTTTATTCGGACGATAGCCGTTGTAGTCGGACGAGGCGACACTGTGGGAATTTCCTATATTGGAGATTCCTTTATCCGGATTGTCCCTGCCCAGAAAAAGATTGTTTCGAAAATGCATGTTCGCGGCGGTGCCGCCGATCTGGTTTTCGCAGATGATGGTGTTGTGCCAAACGAAGAGACCGGCGGGTTTGCCCCCGAACTTGAGAGCCACTCCCCGGGGAACGTTGTAAAGGGTGTTGCGGTAATAGTAGGCGGGACCACCGAAAACAGGTTGGGCGCTCAGGCCACCCATGGACGCGTTGGTTCCCCGGTTGTTGAAAATGCGGATGTTATGAACACCCCCGTCGGCTTCGATGAAGTCGTCGTTCGACATGTGCAGGTCGTTGTTGTAAATGTCTATCGACGAGGCGCGGCGGTGCGGATCTTCCGGAGGTGTGCCGTAAGTTGAGATGCCGATGGAATCGTGGAAATAGGCGATGGAGTTGTGGGCGATCACATGGCCCGGACCGTATACCTTGATGGCGTAATAACTGACCATGCGGTGGGACTTGTAGAGCGGTTCCTCCCAGCTTATTTTATCCGGTGTCCGCGGGCGTCCGCCCCAGCCAATGAGACGGAAGCGGTCGTCCCGGCCAATAAAAATGTTGTCGGCGATATAAAAATCCGAGGAATCCGCATTCTCGGTCCAGACACCGAAGCCGATGTTTTCGAAGCGGCAGTTTTTCACGGTAAGACCGACCGCGCCGCTCACTTCCTTTTGGCCGGCGAAGATAGCCACATCGGTGTTGCGGAAGGTGAGGTTTTCAAAAATGTGGTAACGGGAGGCCATGACATCAAAGAGACGGTGGTTGTTGTCTCCATCGAAGATCACCTCTCCGTCCCCGGCCGCCTTGATGGTGATGGGCTTTTCCGGAGTGCCCTTGAGAGTGAGTGACATGGTTCCGTCGAACGGCGTCATCATGGGATCCACGTAATCGAAGCGCTCCACGCGGTAGAGCCCGGCATGCACGAGCAGCGTGTCACCGGCTTCCACACGCTGTTCCCAAACAACGTTCCAGTCTCCCAGGCCGGCGCCGTAGTAGGCTTGGAGAATACCGGTGAAACTGGGTTCCTGACGGGGACCTTCGAAGTCGGGCGGATAGACGTGCAAGGTCCGGCCTCCTTGGTAAGACATCGGTTCGGTGCGGGTTTTGACTGTGACGGTGTGCTTGGCTTCGCCGGAGATCCCATCGGGGTCCTTCATCTGAAAGCGGCATTCGTATTCCGTGCCCGGCTTGAGGTTTAGAATACTACCGGCAAAGCCTTCGGGCACGATGTAGTCGAGATGCTCCCTGTCGCGATAAATTCGTTCGCCTCCGATCCGCACCAGCGGCAGGGCTGGACGCCAAGCGGTTTCCCCTACGGCCCGGAATTGCACGGCGACTTCAGCATTGCGGTTTTCATCGCCCTGGATGGACCACTCGAAGCCCAGGTTCAGCAGGGTGGGGTGCTCGACCGTGAACCTACCGGCAACGGTGGCGTTTCGAGCGGAAGCCGTTCCGCAGCCAAGGAGAACCAGGCAGAGAGTAAACGTAATTTTATTCATGGGGTATCTTGGAAAATGAAGTGGAGAACTTTCAACGCCAACAATGTAAACTAGTTGATTAAAGAAAGCTATCCTGTAAACACAGGATACTCGGATATCCCTGTTTTGGTATCATGGATTCTATGAAAGATTTCTCCTCGAAATTCTTTCAAACAAGTGCATTCTCATCGTTTACCTCAAGAGACTATTCAAGTAAGTTTACCAGTCATGCCACAAAATTGGTTTCGATGCTCATCGAAACGGTTCAATTCGAACCGAATGCCGTCCCTGTGCCTAATGGCTGCTTTCACCCTGTTTGTGCTGGACGGATTTGCCACCTATGAGGAACCGCTCAAACCGCATTGGGCGTTTCAGCCGTTGTTTTCGAAGAAACAGATTGATGAGGCGGCATCGGACTCAGGCTTATCCATTATTGATGCTTTGATTGAGACCCGGCTCGAACGTCAAGGTTTGGAACCGAACGGTGAGGCCGATAAGCACACCTTAATCCGCCGGGCCACCTATGACCTGACCGGACTGCCTCCGACGCCCGGGGAGATCTCCGACTTCGTGAATGACAGGCGCGAAGACGCCTATGGGAAACTGATTGAGCGTTTGTTGGCCTCTCCGGCCTACGGTGAACGGTGGGGAAGGCGTTGGCTGGATCTGGCCAGATACGCCGACTCCAATGGTGCGGATGAAAACCACGACTATCCCGAAGCCTGGCGTTACCGCGACTATGTCATTCGCTCCTTCAATCAGGACAAAGCTTACGACCTGTTTATCCAGGAACAGCTTGCCGGTGACTTGGTGCCTTCCTCCGGCAATTTGAAAACTGATCACGATCAAATCACGGCCACCGGATTCCTGGCCTTGGGACCCAAGATGTTGGCCGAACAGGACAAAGACAAGATGCTGATCGACATCGTGGACGAGCAGATTGATGTGGTTGGTCAAACCTTCATGGGACTGACTGTCAGCTGCGCCCGCTGCCACGACCACAAGTTCGATCCCGTCTCGCAGAAAGATTATTATGCCTTGGCCGGAATTTTCCGCAGCACCAAAACCATGGCCCACACCGACCATGTATCCCGCTGGGTGGAAACCGTTTTCGATGATCCGGGAAATCAGGCCATCGTTGAGAAATATGAATTGGATCTCGCCGCCTTGAAAGCGGAAATAGCCAACCTGGAAAGCGAGTTGGATGCTGGCAAAGACATCGAAGATTCGGCTCAAACCAGCGAGCAGGCCATGCAACTTGCCGATCTGAGAAAGAAGCTTCAGAACCTGGAAAGAGCCGGTGCTCCGGTGCCAAAAGCAATGGCGGTGACCGAAGGTGAACCATTGCTTATGCCGGTGCTTGCCCGGGGTGATCACTTGAAACCCATGGGTGAACCGATTCCCCGGGGTGTGGGCCAGCTCCTGGCTGATTGTTTGGCGCCACCTTCCGTTGAACCCTCTAACAGTGGCCGCATGGAACTGGCCGCCTGGTTGACTGATCCCCGGCATCCCCTGACCGCCCGGGTCATGGTAAACCGCATCTGGCAGGGACACTTTGGTTTCGGCTTGGTCCGCACGCCATCCAATTTCGGATTGCGGGGCGAAGCTCCAACCCATCCGGAACTGTTGGACTGGTTGGCCCGTGAGTTCATGGACAGCGCCTGGTCCATCAAACACATGCACCGGACGATTATGCTTTCCGCCGCCTATCGCAGAAGCAGTCAAAACAATCTGGAATACAGCGTCACCGATCCCGACAACCGTTTGCTCTGGCGGCAAAACCGTCGGCGGCTTGAAGCTGAATCCATTCGGGATGCTGTGCTCTTTGTTTCCGGAAAACTGGATCAATCGGGCGTGTCATCCCCCGATAATGGGGACAAGGGTGAATCCTATGACGGCAAAAAAGAAGAAGATACCGAACCTTTGATCCGCACGGTGTATTTGCCCATCAACCGGGCCAGGCACAATGAAATGTCCGCCACGTTTGATGCGGCCGATCCGGCGGTCCATCATCAGCAACGGGAAGCGACGGTGGTTCCCGGTCAAGCGCTTTACATGATGAACAATGAACTGGTCATGACTGCCGCGCGGGACCTGGCCGCGGAATTCAGCCACTTGGGCTCCCAGTCGGTTCCATCCAGCTTAAACGCCTTGTACCTTAGACTCTTTGGCCGTCCGGCCCTGCCTCGGGAAACGGAGATGTTGGTGGGTGAGGGTGAACTTCAACCCGCCGATCTGAAAACCCGTGTTTCCCCCACACTCGAAGATTGGGAACGCATTTGCCGGGTGCTTCTGGCCGCCAACGAGTTTGTTTATTGGAATTAATTTTATGGGCCACCTTTGCAACCATCGTTTACCACCGCCCATTAGCCGGCGCCAGATGCTGGCGACCTGCGGGATGGGTTTTGGTGCGCTCGCGCTGAGGGGAATCCTGCAAGCCGACTCGTCTCTGGTCAACCCCTTGGCCGCACGGGAACCCCATATACCCGCCACGGCCAAGCGCGTCATTTTTCTCTTCATGCATGGTGGTCCATCGTCGATGGATACCTTTGACTACAAGCCTCGCCTGCAGAAAGATAGCGGGAAACCCTTGCCTTTTGCCAAACCCCGCGTGCAGTTTGCCGAAACCGGAAACTTGTTGGGCAGCCCTTGGGAGTTTAAACAATATGGCGAATCCGGACAATGGGTCAGCAGCCTGTTTCCCCAGGTTGCCACTTGCATGGATGACCTGTGTGTTATCAAATCGATCCACGGCTCGAATGATGCCCACGGGGGAGCTCTCCTGAAAATGCATACCGGCTCCGACACCTTTGTCAGACCGAGTTTGGGTTCCTGGATCAGCTATGGTCTGGGTACGGAAAACCACAGTCTGCCCAGTTTTATCACCCTGAATCCCACCATGGGGCATGGTGGGGTGAAAAATTTCAGTTCCGCATTTCTTCCGGCCATCCACCAGGCGACGCGCATTGGTCAGAAGGGCTCCGACATGAAGGATGCCGCCATTTCCAACCTTCACAATGAACTGCTTACCCGGGAGCAACAACGGCGCGATTTGGACTTATTAAAAGAAGTGAATCGCATGCAGTTGGAACAGACGGGCGCCGACTCCGACCTGGAGGCGCGGATCGATTCTTTTGAACTGGCTTTCCGCATGCAGATGGAGGCATCCGATATCATGGATCTCAATCAGGAGAGCCAGGCCACCCGCAAGCTTTATGGAGTGGATCATGAACCGACGGATAACTTTGCCCGTCAATGCCTGCAGGCGCGAAGATTCTCGGAAGCCGGCGTTCGCTTTGTGCAGTGCACCCACAGTTACTGGGATTCGCACCGCAATTTGAAAAAGGAGCATACCAGCCTCGCGGCGGAAGTGGATAAACCCATTGCCGGATTATTGAAGGACCTGAAGTCCCGGGGTCTTCTCTACGATACCCTGGTAATCTGGGGTGGTGAATTTGGCAGGACACCCACCGCCCAGAAGGAAGATGGCCGGGATCACAACCCCCATGCGTTCACTTGGTGGATGGCCGGAGGTGGTGTGAAACCGGGCTTGAGTTATGGTTCGAGCGATGATTTCGGCTACTACGCCGCCGAGGACAAAGTGCATGTCCATGATTTGCACGCCACCATCCTGCATTTGCTCGGACTCGACCACGAACGCCTGACCTATCGTCATGGTGGCCGGGACTTCCGCCTGACCGATGTGGAAGGCGAAGTGGTGCGGGCCCTATTGGCCTGATTCTACAAACGCGCAAAAGTTTTTCCGGTTAACAAAGCCTATTTTCCTGCTGAGAAAATGCCTATGCGAAAGGCTTTGGCCACAGCTGCGGGAGCATTTTGCACATGCAGCTTTTCGTAGATGTGCTTCACGTGGTAGGCGACCGTGGTGATGCTGATTTGAAGTTTGTCGGCAATTTGTTTCTTCACCAGTCCCTCTGCCAGCAATTGAAGTATTTCCTGTTCCCGTACAGAAAGCGTTTTGCCGAGATCTTCATCCGTTTGAGAGGACATGGTTCGCAAAGTTCTCAGGATAAAATTTGCAACGCCTGAATCCAGGGAAGCACCACCTTCCATCACTGTTTTAATTCCTTCGGTTATTTGATTCACCGTGGCGGACTTCAACAAGTATC
This Verrucomicrobiota bacterium DNA region includes the following protein-coding sequences:
- a CDS encoding arylsulfatase; this translates as MKNNPIHSLHFLIRCAALLGAIALGLTNLASAQTPPVQRPNVILILTDDQGFGDVGFHGNTELKTPYLDRLASESAELTNFYVQPLCTPTRAALLTGRYPERTGAVEVNDGRSIIRETEMTIAENLKAAGYRTGIFGKWHLGDNFPVRPSDKGFEECLHHTAGGVGQAGDPPGNSYFDPILRHNNVPKKYQGYCNDIFFQEAMRFAEKHKDDPFFIFLATNLPHLPLQVAEKYVKPYRKYGVNEINAKTYGMIANIDENVGFVMKRLKELKLEENTIVIFLSDNGPRTAREKNDLYPDRYNAGLRGTKSSIYEGGIRVPFLIRWPAKIKAGIKLPHIAAHIDILPTLLEACGAKPIDRERILDGRSLLPLVTQADPQWPERTLVFQHNANHEPLMYSHFAVRSQRHKLVQALPNPRDSTLDIGEYDIRDQLANLELYDIENDPDEINDIHRSHPEVVASMMTTYENWYRDVTAELNYWDPQRIYLGAPEENPTLLSTFDLQKMTRLPYWSARVTKSGRYRFTLTFRPVAQDRTAYVRFGTEQVSQSIAAGSSTCVFESVELPGGDGRLEAWLKTGLESQSVTFLEVERL
- a CDS encoding response regulator transcription factor, translated to GLLCRTLSFLIPSRFIPALSMTPSAPLTPSAPWLRKYVEKSKIIVLTQSDNKADILGAISLGATGYLLKSATVNQITEGIKTVMEGGASLDSGVANFILRTLRTMSSQTDEDLGKTLSVREQEILQLLAEGLVKKQIADKLQISITTVAYHVKHIYEKLHVQNAPAAVAKAFRIGIFSAGK
- a CDS encoding Fic family protein: MKYEHRPDSAALTLAGRLMGAMDHLGLNQFKKDFEHILQSNGYPNLNEENPFDQPPLLALSERVKSPHVARMKTMWMQMREGVIKHFPKSRRKPFKSGYVKEFEKLKEYDTYHSLSIEGYQVTRELIQMVESGEWTEEKGESHKSLKNALAAKGYAEAFDEVTKSIQRIEKGENPGTVIKEDHGIWYRAMFGVSVRAGIMKSHDLAGYRRGPVYIRDSRHVPPAKAHVIDLMETFFELLEQEDHPGVRAILGHFFFVFIHPYPDGNGRMGRFLLNTCLVAGGYPWTTIRVDSRNQYMASIEKAVVEEDIVDFCNVIASELEAAKK
- a CDS encoding DUF1501 domain-containing protein produces the protein MGHLCNHRLPPPISRRQMLATCGMGFGALALRGILQADSSLVNPLAAREPHIPATAKRVIFLFMHGGPSSMDTFDYKPRLQKDSGKPLPFAKPRVQFAETGNLLGSPWEFKQYGESGQWVSSLFPQVATCMDDLCVIKSIHGSNDAHGGALLKMHTGSDTFVRPSLGSWISYGLGTENHSLPSFITLNPTMGHGGVKNFSSAFLPAIHQATRIGQKGSDMKDAAISNLHNELLTREQQRRDLDLLKEVNRMQLEQTGADSDLEARIDSFELAFRMQMEASDIMDLNQESQATRKLYGVDHEPTDNFARQCLQARRFSEAGVRFVQCTHSYWDSHRNLKKEHTSLAAEVDKPIAGLLKDLKSRGLLYDTLVIWGGEFGRTPTAQKEDGRDHNPHAFTWWMAGGGVKPGLSYGSSDDFGYYAAEDKVHVHDLHATILHLLGLDHERLTYRHGGRDFRLTDVEGEVVRALLA
- a CDS encoding DUF1549 and DUF1553 domain-containing protein, whose amino-acid sequence is MAAFTLFVLDGFATYEEPLKPHWAFQPLFSKKQIDEAASDSGLSIIDALIETRLERQGLEPNGEADKHTLIRRATYDLTGLPPTPGEISDFVNDRREDAYGKLIERLLASPAYGERWGRRWLDLARYADSNGADENHDYPEAWRYRDYVIRSFNQDKAYDLFIQEQLAGDLVPSSGNLKTDHDQITATGFLALGPKMLAEQDKDKMLIDIVDEQIDVVGQTFMGLTVSCARCHDHKFDPVSQKDYYALAGIFRSTKTMAHTDHVSRWVETVFDDPGNQAIVEKYELDLAALKAEIANLESELDAGKDIEDSAQTSEQAMQLADLRKKLQNLERAGAPVPKAMAVTEGEPLLMPVLARGDHLKPMGEPIPRGVGQLLADCLAPPSVEPSNSGRMELAAWLTDPRHPLTARVMVNRIWQGHFGFGLVRTPSNFGLRGEAPTHPELLDWLAREFMDSAWSIKHMHRTIMLSAAYRRSSQNNLEYSVTDPDNRLLWRQNRRRLEAESIRDAVLFVSGKLDQSGVSSPDNGDKGESYDGKKEEDTEPLIRTVYLPINRARHNEMSATFDAADPAVHHQQREATVVPGQALYMMNNELVMTAARDLAAEFSHLGSQSVPSSLNALYLRLFGRPALPRETEMLVGEGELQPADLKTRVSPTLEDWERICRVLLAANEFVYWN